A single Actinomadura algeriensis DNA region contains:
- the kdgD gene encoding 5-dehydro-4-deoxyglucarate dehydratase has translation MSHFTPAEVAERLAGGLLSFPVTHFRDDLSFDEPAYRENIGWLGQFDAAGLFAAGGTGEFFSLSPAEVEAVVTAAVREAPDGVPVIAPAGYGTATAIELARSAERAGAAGLLLLPPYLTEASQDGLFEHVRAVCAATGLGVTVYSRANAVYSDTTVARLAEACPNLIGFKDGVGDIEMMTRIHTRLGDRLTYVGGLPTAEMFALPYLEMGVTTYSSAMYNFVPEFALRFYRAVRARDHATVRRYLDGFVLPYCDLRNRRAGYAVSIVKAGMRVIGRPAGPVRAPLADLNDDEAARLRELIERIPEEEKAA, from the coding sequence ATGTCCCACTTCACGCCCGCTGAGGTCGCCGAACGGCTGGCCGGTGGGCTGTTGTCGTTCCCGGTGACCCACTTCCGCGACGACCTGAGCTTCGACGAGCCCGCGTACCGCGAGAACATCGGCTGGCTCGGGCAGTTCGACGCGGCCGGGCTGTTCGCCGCGGGCGGCACCGGCGAGTTCTTCTCGCTGTCCCCCGCGGAGGTCGAGGCCGTGGTGACCGCCGCGGTGCGGGAGGCGCCGGACGGCGTCCCGGTGATCGCCCCCGCCGGTTACGGCACGGCCACCGCGATCGAGCTGGCGCGCTCCGCCGAGCGCGCGGGCGCCGCCGGGCTGCTGCTGCTCCCGCCGTACCTGACCGAGGCGTCGCAGGACGGCCTGTTCGAGCACGTCCGCGCGGTGTGCGCCGCGACCGGGCTGGGCGTCACCGTCTACAGCCGGGCCAACGCGGTGTACTCCGACACCACCGTCGCGCGGCTTGCCGAGGCGTGCCCGAACCTCATCGGGTTCAAGGACGGCGTCGGCGACATCGAGATGATGACGCGCATCCACACCCGGCTCGGCGACCGGCTCACCTACGTGGGCGGGCTGCCGACGGCGGAGATGTTCGCGCTGCCGTACCTCGAGATGGGCGTGACCACCTACTCGTCGGCGATGTACAACTTCGTGCCCGAGTTCGCGCTGCGGTTCTACCGCGCGGTGCGGGCGCGCGACCACGCCACCGTCCGGCGTTACCTGGACGGGTTCGTCCTGCCGTACTGCGACCTCCGCAACCGCCGCGCGGGCTACGCGGTGAGCATCGTCAAGGCGGGCATGCGTGTCATCGGGCGCCCGGCCGGACCGGTCCGCGCGCCGCTGGCCGACCTGAACGACGACGAGGCGGCGCGGCTCCGCGAGCTCATCGAGCGGATCCCGGAGGAGGAGAAAGCGGCATGA
- a CDS encoding DEAD/DEAH box helicase produces MTTAAAAHNPSTDAATAVEETVPTFAELGLPAALVSALARQGIDAPFPIQAAAIPDVMAGRDVLGRGKTGSGKTLAFGLPLLARLSGRRAAPKRPLALILVPTRELAQQVQQNLEPLGRGLGLKFKTVIGQTSMFKQIDALRRGVEVLVATPGRLKDLMQQGACDLSEVEIAVLDEADHMADMGFLPDVTDILDQARPGGQRLLFSATLDKDVDVLVRRYLNDPVTHAIGPVDESVDTMDHHLLLVAPKDKGAITAEIANREGRTILFARTKHGVDRLAKQLTQAGVRAAGLHGGKSQGLRTRTLAEFREGNISVLVATDVAARGIHVDDVSLVMHVDPPADHKDYMHRAGRTARAGERGTVVTLVLPHQVRSTSSMTRRAGINAPRVRVASGDAELVKLTGARQPSGIPIEEPLIPERPRRENGGGRGRPGGRRGYGGGGRGGARSGGERRGGGPRSGGSGGAHAGGRRGGSYGGKRSGGGERSAARYN; encoded by the coding sequence GTGACCACAGCCGCTGCTGCTCATAACCCGTCCACCGACGCCGCCACCGCGGTCGAGGAGACGGTTCCCACCTTCGCCGAGCTCGGCCTCCCGGCCGCGCTGGTGAGCGCCCTGGCCCGCCAGGGCATCGACGCGCCGTTCCCGATCCAGGCCGCCGCGATCCCCGACGTCATGGCCGGACGGGACGTCCTCGGCCGCGGCAAGACCGGATCCGGCAAGACGCTCGCGTTCGGCCTGCCGCTGCTCGCCCGCCTGTCCGGCCGCCGCGCCGCCCCGAAGCGCCCGCTCGCGCTGATCCTGGTGCCGACGCGCGAGCTGGCCCAGCAGGTCCAGCAGAACCTGGAGCCGCTCGGCCGCGGCCTCGGCCTGAAGTTCAAGACCGTCATCGGCCAGACCTCGATGTTCAAGCAGATCGACGCGCTGCGCCGCGGCGTCGAGGTGCTCGTGGCGACCCCCGGCCGCCTCAAGGACCTCATGCAGCAGGGCGCCTGCGACCTGTCCGAGGTGGAGATCGCGGTCCTCGACGAGGCCGACCACATGGCCGACATGGGCTTCCTGCCCGACGTGACCGACATCCTCGACCAGGCCCGGCCCGGCGGGCAGCGGCTGCTGTTCTCCGCCACCCTGGACAAGGACGTCGACGTCCTGGTGAGGCGGTACCTGAACGACCCGGTCACGCACGCGATCGGCCCGGTGGACGAGTCCGTCGACACGATGGACCACCACCTGCTGCTCGTCGCCCCGAAGGACAAGGGCGCGATCACCGCCGAGATCGCCAACCGCGAGGGCCGGACGATCCTGTTCGCCCGCACCAAGCACGGCGTCGACCGGCTCGCCAAGCAGCTCACCCAGGCGGGCGTCCGCGCGGCGGGCCTGCACGGCGGCAAGAGCCAGGGCCTGCGCACCCGCACCCTCGCCGAGTTCCGCGAGGGCAACATCAGCGTGCTCGTCGCGACCGACGTCGCCGCGCGCGGCATCCACGTCGACGACGTCAGCCTCGTCATGCACGTCGACCCGCCCGCCGACCACAAGGACTACATGCACCGCGCCGGACGGACGGCGCGCGCGGGCGAGCGCGGCACCGTCGTCACGCTCGTCCTGCCGCACCAGGTGCGGTCGACGTCGTCGATGACGCGCCGCGCCGGGATCAACGCGCCGCGCGTCCGGGTGGCCAGCGGCGACGCCGAGCTGGTCAAGCTGACCGGCGCGCGGCAGCCGTCCGGCATCCCGATCGAGGAGCCGCTGATCCCGGAGCGTCCGCGCCGCGAGAACGGCGGCGGCCGGGGCCGTCCGGGCGGGCGCCGCGGCTACGGCGGCGGTGGCCGGGGCGGTGCGCGGTCCGGCGGTGAGCGCCGCGGCGGCGGCCCGCGCAGCGGCGGCAGCGGCGGTGCGCACGCGGGCGGCCGGCGCGGCGGTTCGTACGGCGGCAAGCGCAGCGGCGGCGGCGAGCGCAGCGCCGCCCGCTACAACTGA
- a CDS encoding acyltransferase, with protein sequence MSAESRSVPRRLSVLVGDRARRGLHTAVHRTWEWIQRHGEITPHTHGDRRFAYLGEGACIGFPVGAIYGEPWISIGDHTLVGTHVTISAGFVPGLDLGPDLVVRIGSSCSLGRGTHIVGHQSIEIGNDVFTGPNVYITDQNHTYGDLAMPIGRQWPENNPVVIGDGCWIGTGAIILPGTRLGRNVAVAGGAVVRGEFPDHSVIGGVPAKVLRSHDPEEGWLPPLRTNPLMSLDELAALSVDGIEGLQLLQDRLREESHANGTNAEAADVREETG encoded by the coding sequence ATGTCGGCAGAATCCCGCTCGGTGCCGCGGCGACTGAGCGTCCTCGTCGGGGACCGCGCCCGCCGGGGCCTGCACACCGCCGTGCACCGGACCTGGGAGTGGATCCAGCGTCACGGCGAGATCACCCCGCACACCCACGGCGACCGCCGGTTCGCCTACCTGGGCGAAGGCGCCTGCATCGGGTTCCCCGTCGGCGCGATCTACGGCGAACCGTGGATCTCGATCGGCGACCACACCCTCGTCGGGACGCACGTCACGATCTCGGCCGGGTTCGTCCCGGGCCTCGACCTCGGCCCCGACCTCGTCGTGCGGATCGGCTCCAGCTGCTCCCTCGGCCGCGGAACGCACATCGTCGGGCACCAGTCGATCGAGATCGGCAACGACGTCTTCACCGGCCCGAACGTCTACATCACCGACCAGAACCACACCTACGGCGACCTCGCCATGCCGATCGGGCGGCAGTGGCCGGAGAACAACCCCGTGGTGATCGGCGACGGCTGCTGGATCGGCACCGGGGCGATCATCCTGCCCGGCACCCGGCTCGGCCGCAACGTCGCGGTCGCGGGCGGCGCGGTGGTGCGCGGCGAGTTCCCCGACCACTCGGTCATCGGCGGCGTCCCCGCGAAGGTGCTGCGCAGCCACGACCCCGAGGAGGGCTGGCTGCCGCCGCTGCGGACGAACCCGCTGATGTCGCTGGACGAGCTGGCCGCGCTGTCCGTGGACGGCATCGAGGGCCTGCAGCTGCTGCAGGACCGGCTGCGCGAGGAGAGCCACGCGAACGGGACGAACGCCGAGGCCGCGGACGTCCGCGAGGAGACGGGCTGA
- a CDS encoding LysR family transcriptional regulator has protein sequence MFTINQLAGFVAVAEEGHFGRAAQRLNMTQPPLSRQIQQLEKELRVRLIDRSSRTVRLTPAGRAFLNDARRLLHDAEDAARSVRRVTEGRSGVLRLGFTATSAYGVLGNLLRTAGEHLPHIEIVLRELVTRDQLERLAGGDLDLGLVRPPTPPGLETRPLGSEPLVAALPAGHPLGAEDELDLGDFHGASVIGYSPFEARYFHDLVVSIFREAGVHPAYAQHAHQVHTVLALVEVGLGIALVPATAARLRLEGVTLRPVRLPDPEPVELHLTWRAANDNPALHALLALLP, from the coding sequence GTGTTCACGATCAACCAGCTCGCCGGGTTCGTCGCCGTCGCCGAAGAGGGGCACTTCGGACGTGCGGCGCAGCGGCTGAACATGACCCAGCCGCCGCTGAGCCGGCAGATCCAGCAACTGGAGAAGGAACTGCGGGTGCGGCTGATCGACCGCAGCAGCCGGACCGTCCGGCTCACCCCCGCCGGGCGGGCGTTCCTCAACGACGCGCGCCGCCTGCTGCACGACGCCGAGGACGCGGCCCGGTCCGTCCGCCGCGTCACCGAGGGCCGCTCGGGCGTGCTGCGGCTCGGGTTCACCGCGACGTCCGCCTACGGGGTGCTGGGCAACCTGCTGCGCACGGCGGGCGAGCACCTCCCCCACATCGAGATCGTGCTGCGCGAACTCGTCACCCGCGACCAGCTCGAACGCCTCGCGGGCGGCGACCTCGACCTCGGGCTCGTCCGTCCGCCCACACCGCCCGGGCTGGAGACGCGCCCGCTGGGCTCCGAACCCCTCGTCGCCGCCCTGCCCGCCGGGCACCCCCTCGGCGCCGAGGACGAACTCGACCTCGGCGACTTCCACGGCGCGAGCGTGATCGGCTACTCGCCGTTCGAGGCCCGCTACTTCCACGACCTGGTGGTGAGCATCTTCCGCGAGGCGGGCGTGCACCCCGCGTACGCGCAGCACGCCCACCAGGTGCACACGGTGCTCGCGCTCGTCGAGGTCGGCCTCGGCATCGCGCTCGTCCCCGCCACCGCCGCGCGGCTGCGCCTCGAAGGCGTCACGCTGCGTCCCGTCCGGCTGCCTGACCCCGAACCCGTGGAGCTCCACCTCACCTGGCGGGCCGCCAACGACAACCCGGCCCTCCACGCCCTCCTCGCCCTGCTCCCCTGA
- a CDS encoding aldehyde dehydrogenase (NADP(+)) encodes MTEPTGHMIIAGEAVAGSGATIRAVDPSTGAALEPPFGYGDAGDVERACAAAAAAFGPYRRTTPVRRAEFLERVADNIEALGDALVERAHAESGLPVARLTGERGRTTGQLRMFAKLLRDGDVEVPRIDPALPDRTPPRPDIRQRWVPLGPVAVFGASNFPLAFSVAGGDTASALAAGCPVVVKGHDAHPGTSELVARAIADAVAASGLPAGTFSLLFGHGPDLGTKLVTDPRIRAVGFTGSRTGGLALVAAAQARPRPIPVYAEMSSVNPVFPLPGALAERGAEIAAGFVGSLTLGAGQFCTNPGVVVAVDGPALRAFANAAASAVAACEPSTMLTPGIADAYRRGVAALAAHPSVEVLAQGVEHDRPAACRPALVATDADAFVADEALREEVFGGCSVLVRCRDAEQVRAVAAAMEGQLTATVHAAESDHAEAAELLDVLELTAGRVLFDGWPTGVEVGHAMVHGGPFPSTSDPRTTSVGTLAVERFLRPVAYQDVPTALLPSAVADGNPDGLLRRIDGRPGRH; translated from the coding sequence ATGACGGAACCGACCGGACACATGATCATCGCCGGGGAGGCGGTCGCGGGCTCCGGCGCGACGATCCGCGCCGTCGACCCGAGCACCGGCGCCGCGCTGGAGCCGCCGTTCGGCTACGGCGACGCGGGCGACGTCGAGCGCGCCTGCGCGGCCGCGGCCGCGGCGTTCGGCCCGTACCGGCGCACCACACCGGTCCGGCGCGCCGAGTTCCTCGAGCGCGTCGCCGACAACATCGAGGCGCTCGGCGACGCGCTGGTCGAGCGGGCGCACGCCGAGTCGGGGCTGCCGGTCGCGCGGCTGACCGGCGAGCGCGGCCGGACGACCGGGCAGCTGCGGATGTTCGCCAAGCTGCTGCGCGACGGCGACGTCGAGGTCCCGCGCATCGACCCGGCCCTGCCCGACCGGACGCCGCCGCGCCCCGACATCCGGCAGCGGTGGGTCCCGCTGGGCCCCGTCGCGGTGTTCGGCGCGAGCAACTTCCCGCTGGCGTTCTCCGTCGCGGGCGGCGACACCGCGTCGGCGCTGGCCGCCGGGTGCCCCGTCGTGGTGAAGGGGCACGACGCCCACCCCGGAACGTCGGAGCTGGTGGCCCGCGCGATCGCCGACGCGGTCGCCGCGTCCGGTCTGCCCGCGGGCACGTTCTCGCTGCTGTTCGGCCACGGCCCCGACCTCGGCACGAAGCTCGTCACCGACCCGCGCATCCGCGCGGTCGGGTTCACCGGCTCGCGGACCGGCGGGCTCGCGCTGGTCGCCGCGGCGCAGGCGCGGCCCCGCCCGATCCCGGTGTACGCCGAGATGAGCAGCGTCAACCCGGTGTTCCCGCTGCCCGGCGCGCTCGCCGAACGCGGCGCGGAGATCGCCGCCGGGTTCGTCGGCTCGCTGACGCTCGGCGCCGGGCAGTTCTGCACCAACCCGGGCGTCGTCGTGGCCGTGGACGGCCCGGCGCTGCGCGCGTTCGCGAACGCCGCGGCGTCCGCGGTTGCGGCCTGCGAGCCGTCCACGATGCTCACGCCGGGCATCGCCGACGCCTACCGCCGGGGCGTCGCGGCGCTGGCGGCGCACCCGTCCGTGGAGGTGCTCGCGCAGGGCGTCGAGCACGACCGTCCGGCGGCGTGCCGGCCCGCGCTCGTGGCCACCGACGCCGACGCGTTCGTCGCCGACGAGGCGCTGCGGGAGGAGGTGTTCGGCGGCTGCTCGGTCCTGGTGCGCTGCCGCGACGCCGAGCAGGTGCGCGCGGTCGCCGCGGCGATGGAGGGCCAGCTGACCGCCACCGTGCACGCCGCCGAGAGCGACCACGCCGAGGCGGCCGAACTGCTGGACGTCCTGGAGCTCACCGCGGGCCGGGTGCTGTTCGACGGCTGGCCGACCGGCGTCGAGGTCGGGCACGCGATGGTGCACGGCGGGCCGTTCCCGTCGACGTCCGACCCGCGGACCACGTCCGTCGGGACCCTCGCCGTGGAGCGGTTCCTGCGGCCCGTCGCCTACCAGGACGTGCCCACCGCGCTGCTGCCGAGCGCGGTGGCCGACGGCAATCCCGACGGGCTGCTCCGCCGGATCGACGGACGTCCCGGCCGGCACTGA
- a CDS encoding enolase C-terminal domain-like protein, with protein MTSVKQPVVTGMRVVPVAGHDGMLLNLSGAHAPFFTRNLVILTDSEGRTGVGEVPGGEPIRATLADAEDLVVGRPVARVRSVLREIRTRFASRDAGGRGEQTFDLRVTVHAATAVEAAMLDLLGKHLGVPVAELLGDGVQREDVPVLGYLFYVGDRTKTDLPYRSPADEPGDADDWTRLRHEEALTPDAVVRLAEAARERYGFRDFKLKGGVLPGPVEAEAVTALAERFPDARITLDPNGAWKLSEAVEIGRGLRDVLAYAEDPCGAEAGYSGRETMAEFRRATGLPTATNMIACDWRQLGHAVRAGAVDIPLADPHFWTMAGSVRVAQFCADWGHTWGSHSNNHFDVSLAMFTHVAAAAPGEITAIDTHWIWQDGQRLTREPLRIRDGLLRVPSGPGLGVELDEERVQAAHELYLREGLGARDDAAAMRFLIPGWTFDPKRPALDRD; from the coding sequence ATGACATCCGTGAAGCAGCCGGTGGTCACCGGGATGCGCGTCGTCCCGGTGGCCGGGCACGACGGCATGCTGCTCAACCTGAGCGGCGCGCACGCCCCGTTCTTCACCCGGAACCTGGTGATCCTCACCGACTCCGAGGGACGCACCGGCGTCGGCGAGGTGCCCGGCGGGGAACCGATCCGCGCCACCCTCGCCGACGCCGAGGACCTGGTCGTCGGGCGGCCGGTGGCGCGCGTCCGGTCGGTGCTGCGCGAGATCCGCACCCGGTTCGCGAGCCGCGACGCGGGCGGCCGCGGCGAGCAGACGTTCGACCTGCGCGTCACCGTGCACGCCGCCACCGCCGTCGAGGCGGCGATGCTGGACCTGCTCGGCAAGCACCTCGGCGTCCCGGTGGCCGAACTGCTCGGCGACGGCGTCCAGCGCGAGGACGTCCCCGTGCTGGGGTACCTGTTCTACGTCGGCGACCGGACGAAGACGGACCTGCCCTACCGCTCCCCGGCCGACGAGCCCGGCGACGCCGACGACTGGACGCGCCTCCGCCACGAGGAGGCGCTCACCCCCGACGCGGTGGTGCGCCTCGCGGAGGCCGCCCGCGAGCGCTACGGGTTCCGCGACTTCAAGCTCAAGGGCGGCGTCCTGCCCGGCCCGGTGGAGGCCGAGGCGGTCACCGCGCTGGCCGAACGGTTCCCCGACGCCCGGATCACCCTCGATCCGAACGGCGCGTGGAAACTGTCCGAGGCGGTCGAGATCGGCCGCGGCCTGCGCGACGTCCTCGCCTACGCCGAGGACCCGTGCGGCGCCGAGGCCGGCTACTCCGGCCGCGAGACGATGGCCGAGTTCCGCCGCGCGACCGGGCTGCCCACCGCCACGAACATGATCGCCTGCGACTGGCGGCAGCTCGGCCACGCGGTGCGCGCGGGCGCCGTCGACATCCCGCTGGCCGACCCGCACTTCTGGACGATGGCCGGTTCGGTGCGCGTCGCGCAGTTCTGCGCCGACTGGGGCCACACGTGGGGCTCGCACTCCAACAACCACTTCGACGTCTCGCTCGCCATGTTCACGCACGTCGCGGCCGCCGCGCCGGGCGAGATCACCGCGATCGACACGCACTGGATCTGGCAGGACGGGCAGCGGCTCACCCGCGAGCCGCTGCGCATCCGCGACGGGTTGCTGCGCGTGCCGTCCGGTCCGGGGCTGGGCGTCGAGCTGGACGAGGAGCGCGTGCAGGCCGCGCACGAGCTCTACCTGCGCGAGGGCCTCGGCGCCCGCGACGACGCCGCCGCGATGCGGTTCCTGATCCCCGGCTGGACGTTCGACCCGAAACGTCCGGCGCTCGACCGGGACTGA
- a CDS encoding peptidylprolyl isomerase yields the protein MANEIFATLDTTLGKIVIQLYPDKAPETVGNFVDLAEGNKVWVDPNTRQKTEKPLYNGTIFHRVIDGFMLQGGDPLGNGTGGPGYEFGDEFHPDLKFDRPYLLAMANAGPGTNGSQFFITTNVANTRHLTGRHTIFGKVIEGTDVVDRIGQVPTGAMDRPKEDVVIRTVTIERR from the coding sequence GTGGCCAACGAGATCTTCGCGACCCTGGACACGACGCTCGGCAAGATCGTCATCCAGCTGTACCCGGACAAGGCGCCCGAGACCGTCGGCAACTTCGTCGACCTGGCCGAGGGCAACAAGGTGTGGGTCGACCCGAACACCCGGCAGAAGACCGAGAAGCCCCTCTACAACGGGACGATCTTCCACCGGGTCATCGACGGGTTCATGCTGCAGGGCGGCGACCCGCTCGGCAACGGCACCGGCGGCCCCGGCTACGAGTTCGGCGACGAGTTCCACCCCGACCTGAAGTTCGACAGGCCGTACCTGCTGGCGATGGCCAACGCCGGGCCCGGCACCAACGGCTCGCAGTTCTTCATCACCACCAACGTCGCCAACACCCGGCACCTCACCGGCCGGCACACCATCTTCGGCAAGGTCATCGAGGGCACCGACGTCGTCGACAGGATCGGCCAGGTCCCGACCGGCGCGATGGACCGCCCGAAGGAGGACGTGGTGATCCGTACGGTGACGATCGAGCGCCGTTAA